GCAAGCTGCCGCGGCTTATTGCTGACATGGGCAGTCTCCTGAGAAAGTTTGACCCCGCTACGCGAGATGCGCGCAACAGAGAACTTGGTCTGAAGGGCGAGGAATTGGTTTTGGAGAGCGAAATTTCCAGACTCTGGAACGCGGGATACAAAAACTTTGCCAAGAAGGTAAGGCACGTCGCTAAAGAAGACGGTGATGGCTTAGGGTATGATATCCATTCATATGATGAAGGCGGCTCGGATCGCCTCATTGAAGTCAAGACAACTGTTGGATCAATAGCAACACCCTTCTTTGTAACAGCCAACGAACGTGCGGTTTCTATTGAACGTCAGAAACATTATCGCCTGTTGCGACTTTATGACTTTGCGAAGCAACCCAAAGCTTTCGAGCTTGCTCCTCCTCTTGAAGAATGGGTTAATTTGTCGCCCGCTGTTTATCAGGCGTCTTTTCGATAGCCGAAACTCCCGTTGGGGCAGGAGCACCCCGCCCCACTTGCCTTTTCCCCCTCCTTCCCCCATATGCGGCGGCGGAAGGTTGGTGGCAGGCGTCGTGCTCGCCAACCGGGTCAGGACCGGAAGGTAGCAGCCCCAACGAGATTTTGACGGGTTGCCGTCCAGCCTTCCACTGTCCCCCAGCCTTGAGTTTGTCCGCCCCGGCCTTCGCCTGGGCGCTCAGGCGTTCAGCGGCACATCATGCCACTGGCTGTGCGGGACCCGCCTCACCCCAACGAGCTTTTGACGGGTTGCCGTCCTCCCCACTTTCCCCCATTTGAGTTTGCCCCGGCCTTCGGGGGCGCTCAGGCGTTCAAGCTCCCATCGCCCGGCATGATGTGCCGGACCGGTCCGCCGCTTGTCTCACCCCAACCAGCCCAATTTGACCGGGTCGCCATCCATCCCGCACTATTTCTCCCCGGCCTGCAACAGCGGCGCTTCTGCGCTTTCATCCGGCGGCGAAAATCCCTAAATCCTCTCCCGATGGCTTCTCCTTCTCCCATGCCCGCCTACCGTGTGCTGGCGCGCAAGTACCGCCCCACGGATTTCTCCGCCCTCATCGGGCAGGAGGCGCTGGTGCGCACCCTCACCAATGCCTTCGCCACCGGCCGCGTGGCCCAGGCCTACATGCTCACCGGCGTGCGCGGCGTCGGCAAGACGACGACGGCCCGGCTGATCGCCCGGGCGCTGAACTATCCGCCCGGCCCCGCAATCGACATGCCCGAGATGACGCCCCAGTGCGAGGCGATCCTCGAATCCCGCCACATGGACGTGATCGAGATGGACGCCGCCTCCAACACCGGCGTCGACAACATGCGCGAGATCATCGACTCGGTGCGCTATGCGCCGGTGCAGGCGCGCATGAAGGTCTACATCATCGACGAAGTGCACATGCTCTCGAAGAGCGCCTTCAACGCGCTCCTGAAGACGCTGGAAGAACCGCCGCCGCACGTGAAGTTCATCTTCGCGACAACGGAAATCCGCAAGGTTCCCGTCACCATCCTCTCGCGCTGCCAGCGCTTCGACCTGAAGCGCCTCGATGCCACGCTGCTGATGCAGCACTACGGCCGCATCGCCAAACTCGAAAACGCCGAGGTGGAGGAGGAGGCGCTGCGCATGATCGCGCGCGCCGCCGAAGGCTCGGTGCGCGACGGCCTCTCGCTGCTCGACCAGGCCATCGCCTATGGCGACGGCACGGTGAAGGCCGATGATGTGGGCAACATGCTGGGCCTCATCGACCGCAGCCGCGTGATCGAACTCTTCGATGCGGTGATGGGGGGCGACCCGGCCCGCGCCCTCGCCGAACTGGCGCAACAATTCGAAGGCGGCGGCGATCCCGAAACCATCCTCACCGACATGGCGGACTTCGTGCACTGGGTCACGCGCCTGCGCCTCGTCAAGGACAGCGCCCTGATGGACGGCGCGCGCACCGAGGCCGAGAAGACGCGCGGCCTCGCCTTTGCCGAGAAACTCGCCGTGCCCATGCTCTCGCGCGCCTGGCAGATGCTTTTGAAGGGCATTCAGGAAACGGCAACCGCCGCCAACCCCATGCAATCCGCCGAGATGGTGCTGATCCGCCTCGCCCATGCCGTCGAAGTGCCGCCCGCCGATGAACTGGCGCGCATCGCGAAATCGGGCGCCGCGCCGGCCTCCAACGTGAAGTCTCTGCCGCTGCGCGGCGAGGGCAACGGGGCCTCCGCCTCCGCCGCCGGAAATGGCGCAGGCCTTGCGGCTGCATTGTCGCCCGCACCGCAATCCCCGCCGCCCGCATCGCCGCGCGAGCCCGTGGCCTTCGCCGACTTCGCAGGCCTTGTGAAATACGTGAGCGACCGGCGCGACGTGAAGCTGAAGACCGAACTGGAACGTCACGTCCGCCCCATCTCGGTGAGCGAGGGCCGCATCGAATTCGCGCTGGAACGCGATGCGCCCGCCGGCCTCGCCAATGAACTGATGCGCAAGCTCGAAGCCTGGACCGGCCGCCGCACCCTCGTCACCGTGGCGCGCGAGGGCGGCGCCGAGCCGATCCTGAAACAGCGCAAGTCGGCCGAGGCCGTGGCGCTCCAGGAAGCGCGCGAACTGCCCGCCGTGCAGGCGATCCTCAAGACCTTCCCCGGCGCCGAGATCACGAGCGTCAGGGAACCGCAACCTCTCCCCACCTTCACACCGGAAGAACCAGATGAAGAATCTCGCTGACATCATGAAACAGGTCCAGTCCATGCAGTCGAAGATGACCGACATGCAGGCGAAGCTGGAGGCAACCACCGTCACCGGCCAGTCCGGCGGCGGCCTGGTCAAGGTCACGCTCAACGGCAAGGGCGTGCTCACCGGCCTCGACATCGATGCCTCGCTGATGAAGGCCGACGAGAAGGACATCCTCGAAGACCTGATCGTCGCCGCCCACGCCGATGCCAAGTCCAAGGCCGAAGCTGCGGCGGCGGAAGAAATGAAATCCGTGACCGGCGGCCTGCCGCTTCCGCCCGGACTGAAGCTGCCGTTCTGAGCCACGCATGAAGCGCCAGGCCGGGCCTGAACTTGAAAAGCTGATCCAGCTCCTCGCCCGCCTGCCGGGCCTGGGGCCGCGCTCGGCCCGCCGCGCCGTGCTGCACCTGATCAAGAACCGCGAGAAGCTGTTCGATCCCCTCACGCTGGCGCTGGAGGATGCCCGCCACAAGGTGTCGCAATGTTCGGTCTGCGGTAATGTCGATACCGTCGATCCCTGTTCCATCTGCCGCGACCCGCGCCGCGACAAGAGCCTCATCTGCGTGATCGAGGATGTGGGCGACCTCTGGGCGCTGGAGCGCGCCGGCGCCTGGACGGGGCTTTACCATGTCCTCGGCGGTACGCTCTCGGCGCTGGGCGGCGTGCGCCCCGAAGACCTCTCGATTGGCGGCCTCCTTGATCGCGTGGGCGATGGCAGCGTGAAGGAAGTCGTGCTCGCCACCAACGCCACCGTCGAAGGCCAGACCACGGCCCACTACATCACCGAACGCCTGAAGGAAAAGGGCATCGCCACCTCGCGCCTCGCCCATGGCGTGCCGGTGGGTGGCGAACTGGATTACCTCGACGAAGGCACCCTCACCCAGGCGCTGCGGGCCCGCCGCCCGCTTTGAGACAGCCCGTTAACACTTCATAAACCCTGTCGCTGGCGCACATGCCCGGTGTGCGCGGACCGGACTGGCGATTGCTCCTTGATCCTCAAACAGCCGGCCCTTGTGCCGGAATGGGACAGGAGCAGGCCACATGTTTAACTTCCGCAAGACCCTTCGCCGGTTGTGGAACAACGAGCGCGGCGACACGGCCATCCTCTTTGCCCTCAGTGCCATTCCGGTGCTGCTCGCCGCCGGTGCGGGCATCGACTACGCCAACTACAACAGCGCCGCGACGCACATGCAGTCGGCGCTGGATGCCGCCGCCCTCGCGGGCGCTGCCGCCTCGGGCAAGACCGACACCGAGCGCGCCACCATCGCCGAAGCCTCCTTCGATGCCAACATGGCGCGCGGTGCCGCGGGCGGCTACGGCACCACCACCGACTTCCGCGTCGAGTCCGGCACCTTCAAGGCCGATGCAACACTGGCCGTGCCCATGTCCTTCATGCGCGTCGCTGGCATTTCCGAAATCAATGCCAAGGCCTCGGCCGAGGTCGGCCTTGCCAGCATGAAGCAGGCCGAGATTGCCATGGTGCTGGATTATTCCGGCTCCATGGGCGACATCTCCGGCACCAAGGTCAAGTACATCGCCATGCGCGATGCCGCGACGAAGCTGGTGACCGATCTCACCGCCGCAAGCCCCGGCAAGGTGAAGTTCGGCCTCGTTCCGTTCTCGCATCATGTCTACGTGACGCTGCCCAAGGCCTATGTGAAGGGTGCCACCGGCACGGGCAACTGGACGGGCTGCACGCAGGACCGCAAGTATCCCTACAACCTCACCAATGCCACGCCGACGAGCGACGTGGACACCAAGTGGAACCAGCCGGTCGCCCCTGACCATGCCTCCGACGGCTGCAGCGGCTATGCCGCCAACAAGCTCATCGTGAAACCGCTGACGACCGACAGCACCGCAGTGAAGACGCAACTCGCCGCCATGAAGCCCTACGCCTGGACGCACATCGCGCTGGGCGTCGAGTTCGGCTACCATCTGCTTTCCGACAACATGCCCTTTAACGAGGGCGTGTCGTTCAGCGACCCCGACACGCAGAAGTTCATGATCGTGCTGACCGACGGCATGCAGACGGAACCAGCCTTCGGTCCGGGAACGTCTCGCAACGTCTCGCAGGGCGAGAAGAATCTCGCCAAGCTGTGCAGCAACGCCAAGGCCGATGGCATCCGCATCATCACGTTGGCCTTCGACCTCGACGACACCACGACGCGCGCCCGCCTCAAGGCCTGCGCCAGCGATGCCAAGAGCTTCTTCATCGCCAACGATGACACCGACCTCTCCGCCGCTTTCGAGGAAATCAAGACGGCAGTGGCAAGCGAGATCTACCTGAAGAAGTGACGCTGGCGATTGTGAAGGGTGGGACTTGGTCTCAACTTCATCGTCGCCAAGCGGGGCCGTGAACGGCCTCTCAGCTTCCCGTCACCAGACGGGGACGGGCGCCATCCGGCAAGCCTGCCACGCTGTCATCGGACACATCGAGGTTTTCAATTCGCGTGCCGCGCTTGCCGATACGGTCGGCGGAAGTGGTGAGCTTTTCCAGATCAGTGCTGGCCATGTCGAAGTGACGGCGGAGATCGGAGGCCCGCTCCTTCAGGCGCTCCACATCTTCCAGGAGCCGCATCACTTCCGCCTTGATGAGGTGCGCCTGCTCGCGCATCGCCACGTCCTTGACGATCGCCTGCATGGTCTGCACCAGCAGCATCAGCACGTTGGGCGAGGCGAGGATGACGCGGGCG
The nucleotide sequence above comes from Hyphomicrobiales bacterium. Encoded proteins:
- a CDS encoding DUF3883 domain-containing protein; translation: MKRQNLSAVLDLLGLPYIEGYKPLSNFQQALVDGVENYLAIHGLPDMKNILQIGMAEQRPLLVGAPPQRLSKLPRLIADMGSLLRKFDPATRDARNRELGLKGEELVLESEISRLWNAGYKNFAKKVRHVAKEDGDGLGYDIHSYDEGGSDRLIEVKTTVGSIATPFFVTANERAVSIERQKHYRLLRLYDFAKQPKAFELAPPLEEWVNLSPAVYQASFR
- a CDS encoding DNA polymerase III subunit gamma/tau; this translates as MPAYRVLARKYRPTDFSALIGQEALVRTLTNAFATGRVAQAYMLTGVRGVGKTTTARLIARALNYPPGPAIDMPEMTPQCEAILESRHMDVIEMDAASNTGVDNMREIIDSVRYAPVQARMKVYIIDEVHMLSKSAFNALLKTLEEPPPHVKFIFATTEIRKVPVTILSRCQRFDLKRLDATLLMQHYGRIAKLENAEVEEEALRMIARAAEGSVRDGLSLLDQAIAYGDGTVKADDVGNMLGLIDRSRVIELFDAVMGGDPARALAELAQQFEGGGDPETILTDMADFVHWVTRLRLVKDSALMDGARTEAEKTRGLAFAEKLAVPMLSRAWQMLLKGIQETATAANPMQSAEMVLIRLAHAVEVPPADELARIAKSGAAPASNVKSLPLRGEGNGASASAAGNGAGLAAALSPAPQSPPPASPREPVAFADFAGLVKYVSDRRDVKLKTELERHVRPISVSEGRIEFALERDAPAGLANELMRKLEAWTGRRTLVTVAREGGAEPILKQRKSAEAVALQEARELPAVQAILKTFPGAEITSVREPQPLPTFTPEEPDEESR
- a CDS encoding YbaB/EbfC family nucleoid-associated protein gives rise to the protein MKNLADIMKQVQSMQSKMTDMQAKLEATTVTGQSGGGLVKVTLNGKGVLTGLDIDASLMKADEKDILEDLIVAAHADAKSKAEAAAAEEMKSVTGGLPLPPGLKLPF
- the recR gene encoding recombination protein RecR, producing MKRQAGPELEKLIQLLARLPGLGPRSARRAVLHLIKNREKLFDPLTLALEDARHKVSQCSVCGNVDTVDPCSICRDPRRDKSLICVIEDVGDLWALERAGAWTGLYHVLGGTLSALGGVRPEDLSIGGLLDRVGDGSVKEVVLATNATVEGQTTAHYITERLKEKGIATSRLAHGVPVGGELDYLDEGTLTQALRARRPL
- a CDS encoding VWA domain-containing protein, with amino-acid sequence MFNFRKTLRRLWNNERGDTAILFALSAIPVLLAAGAGIDYANYNSAATHMQSALDAAALAGAAASGKTDTERATIAEASFDANMARGAAGGYGTTTDFRVESGTFKADATLAVPMSFMRVAGISEINAKASAEVGLASMKQAEIAMVLDYSGSMGDISGTKVKYIAMRDAATKLVTDLTAASPGKVKFGLVPFSHHVYVTLPKAYVKGATGTGNWTGCTQDRKYPYNLTNATPTSDVDTKWNQPVAPDHASDGCSGYAANKLIVKPLTTDSTAVKTQLAAMKPYAWTHIALGVEFGYHLLSDNMPFNEGVSFSDPDTQKFMIVLTDGMQTEPAFGPGTSRNVSQGEKNLAKLCSNAKADGIRIITLAFDLDDTTTRARLKACASDAKSFFIANDDTDLSAAFEEIKTAVASEIYLKK